Proteins from one Aureimonas sp. SA4125 genomic window:
- a CDS encoding cold-shock protein: MITGTVKWFNNDKGFGFISPDNGGQDAFVHISAVERAGLSTLTDGQKISFELVSDRKTGKMSADNLATVS, translated from the coding sequence ATGATCACGGGAACCGTAAAATGGTTTAACAACGACAAGGGCTTCGGCTTCATCTCGCCTGATAATGGCGGCCAGGACGCCTTCGTTCATATCAGCGCCGTCGAGCGCGCCGGCCTCAGCACGCTGACGGACGGCCAGAAGATCAGCTTCGAGCTGGTTTCCGATCGCAAGACCGGCAAGATGTCCGCCGACAATCTGGCGACCGTCTCCTAA